The DNA region AATGGCATTAAGGGCAGAATACATATCTCTAAAAGACGGTTTCCCAAGCAAAGACTTCTCTTTTCTGTATTTCGCCACCCAAAAATTAGAAGCCTCCCTTAATCCTAAGACGGCAGAGGCCACATTAGGGTCAGTCTTCTCCATACTGATGGTTGATCGAACCTTCTCGATCACTTCCTTAGTTTCCTTCACGTAATCTTCGTCTGAGGCAGCTCGGGCAGGGGCGGCGGGAAGAGAGATAACTCCGGCAGCTGCTATGAGGGTAAAGGAAAGGAAATCACGGCGGTTGAAGGGTTTTTGTGGGGTGGA from Impatiens glandulifera chromosome 5, dImpGla2.1, whole genome shotgun sequence includes:
- the LOC124940723 gene encoding photosystem II repair protein PSB27-H1, chloroplastic-like, which codes for MASPTTLISPPATKTLTPIKISKPILPIASTQNHNPISTPQKPFNRRDFLSFTLIAAAGVISLPAAPARAASDEDYVKETKEVIEKVRSTISMEKTDPNVASAVLGLREASNFWVAKYRKEKSLLGKPSFRDMYSALNAISGHYISFGPTAPIPAKRKVRILEEMDTAEKSLLRGR